The following is a genomic window from Nymphaea colorata isolate Beijing-Zhang1983 chromosome 3, ASM883128v2, whole genome shotgun sequence.
ATCATAGACAACTAGGGAGATAATCAAGTAAAAAAACTTCCGTTATGATTGAAGGTTCTTGGTAGGCATGGGGATGGCGTTGGATCTCCAAAATTGGATGAGCTGAAAGTGATTGTTCTACGACCATGTTCATGGATACTGAGGGTTGAATCTCTTCTGTCTCTATTGAGAATTTCTCCGTCCTTGCGCAGTCTCTGCATTGAAGGTGAGTTTTCCAAAAACAAGTTCAGTTTCTCTATAATTTGCTGCCCAGACTTTGCTGGGGAGTACTAAAGCTGGAGCATGATGTCCAACCTAATTTGGCATGAACAGATTTCAGGAACCTGTCTCACCCATTCACCGATGCTGCATACGAATCTGCCGGGCTTGTACTCATGCACCTTCAAAATCTTAATATCCGCTGCTTCAGCGGAAACGAGGAGGAACAGAAGTTGGTGAAGCATATTCTCAAGGCTGCATCTTCGCTTGAATATGTAAGAATCTGGATTGACACAGAAAAGCTGACGACCCGCCTGTTGAATGACTTTCTGTGTCTGCAGAAAACTTATTCACGACTAAACATTACATTTCTTTCAGAACCAAAAGTGGTGGATGCGCTTAAGGGTGGTAGATTTCTCCTTATTAAAAGAAGTgatgggcatcgggccgggccccgTTCGGCCTACTCTTAGATGCACTGCAACATTTTCGATCAGCTCTGGCGTAAGAATAACACTAGTGAAAGTGAACACTGGCGCTATTCTAGCGCCAATATGACCGCCAGAGATCGAAAGTGAACACTGcaaaatgtgcttaacttgtctTATGCTGGTTTTTGGTGCTACGGGGTATGGTTATATGTTACTTTTCTTCAAGCATGGAACTTTCTTACGGAAAATTTTGTACATTTATATAGCAGTTTCTGGAGAATTAATGGCTACCCTTTGTGATTTTGAGTCCTTTGGTCGCCATGGTCATAATCTCCAACTTCATTGTCAACATAAAACATGTATCTGTGCCACCTGATTTGGGTGGTTTTGATTCTTGAAGCTCAAATTTCTTCAAGTTTCAAAGAAACAGAGAATCTGGCGCACCTGAATGTATGGCTCGCCAATGTGCCAAGCAGTATTGCTCTCGGATAGGTTGGGTTGTAAGAAGCTTCAGCTATGGCGAGCTTGTGATGAAAAGGGACGTAGATTTGCTTAATAGAACCATTTCATGACTTGGCATTAGCAATGTTTTGGAGTTCCTTAATTCAACAGACCAATATTTAGGTCACAGTTTAACTGAACCAAGGATTAGATTATACTCTAGTTACCGCAGATTTCTCTGTAGCTGAAACCTGCATAGGTCTGTAATTTGACTGCATATGTCTGCATTTTATATCAAATAAGTAAAGTAGTTCTAGTAATTCTTGGATTCCTTGGTCAATTCAATCAGTTTCCATATGCATATTGGAGCAATTTTGCCTATGCCCAAGCATATTTAGCATTGGACATTAGCTGCAGCAGTGCGTTGCTAAATTAAGTATTCAATCCGTAATTTTGATCCACATCCACATCCTTCTCGGTTCAGTAGTAAAGAAGTTATAATCTTTGCTGGTTACCAAATTGCCATTGTGTAATCGAGTGCAGGTAATTGTTCCAGACCAAGTTTCAGTTCTTAATTAAGCAATCTCTAGCTGTCGTCTTTTTATAATGGTAACTGAGCATACTACAGATTCAGGCGGTTGATTAGCGGTCCTTGTTAAGATTGGTTTTGCCATGGTGTACTTGACAACCTCAAGATTTAAACTCAAAGTCTCTTTATAATGTGGATTTCCTTGCCGCCCAGTAGGCTAAAATCCCTGGGAGTATCCCAATTACATTCGCTTATATtgattttcaatcaagtttcaGGCTGTTGGCTCTAGCAAGATCCTAAGAATCCAAGAGGACCATTAGAATAATGGTCGAGTAAACCATTGCAAAACCCAactatttcattcttttctttttctgctgctgcttcttcgtccatttaattttccatgttttcttcaGATTATATTATGCCATGTTCCTGTTCTTGCCGTAGAGTTCTTCCATCACGCAATAGGGGCAGCACGCGTATAGCTGTTTGACTGAATGTTGGTTTTAGAATGAAATAAACTCAACAAAAGTCAAACGTTGGTTACGGCATCTTagttattaatttttatttgaatggcGTTGTGATGAGATCACCATTGGGATACCATGggctgagagaaaaaaaacgcCAGTTGATCCAATTTCCGATGCTGgacttgttcaaaattttatttaatttaaaatttattaaaacaaaatttatgtGATGATTGaaacacaaattaaaaaaaagaaacctttttaATGGTTCCGGACGATGactgttcttctttctttcctttgcttAAAAAGTTATGAGATTATTTGCACCAGCTTGATAATCATTTGGGCAATATGGCTGGTCCCAGATGGACCAAGCAACActgctttcttgtttttctaattttttttttatcttttgctttttctaagTGTTTATGCTTTTACCTTTTTGataatttgttttcaaatttacaaCATATTGTTTTGTTGGTCCCATCATAAACGATTTCGATTCTGATTTGTTTCACTAGGTTTTGAAATTCCATTCAGAAACCCATTTAAATAATGTTTGGATCGATTGTggtttttgacttttttatttttcagcttTAACAATTTATCTCAAGTGggatatttttatgtattaatGGGAAACCCCATTTTAAAAACCTGGTGATGGGAGGGTGGTTGGATTTTATCATCTCAATTCATATGGGTAGGTCTCCACACATGCTCGAGTCATAAAACTTCCGTTTAATTCAAGTCGAGTTCTGTGAACAAGCTATGTGAACAAGCTGTTCGACTCGACTATATACTgtggagctcgagctcgacttgtttaactaaTTGAGTCAATTTctcgacttgtttaactaaTTGAATCAGTTTCACGTAATCGAGTCATGCCAAATCTAAATGAATCGAGTTTtcataattcaaattcaagtataaatttaaattcaaactcGAGTTTTCAAGCAAGTTCGAATGGGTCTAAGCTGGCCAGGACTATGGGAATTGGACTCACCCTTCCTAGCTTCGGATCAGAACGGAAGAAACTAGGGCAACAAAGAGAAAgctatctttttcttcttcctcagtAAGGGGTAATGAAGAGAAAGTGCAGACAAATAAAGAAGCAAGAATGGTTCAATCGGATGCTGGGGGAGAGGTCTCCCTACCTTTATTAattaggaaaaatgaaaaaaatgaggacCCGGTTGTTCCATGGCATTGTGGTGCGTGAcgaaacataaaaaagaatagtacaggagaaaatatacaaaaaaaccAAGGACGGTTCCATCCatcgaagaaaagaaaggagcaAGAATGGATCTCTTGGGTTCTGTCTTTCTGCTGAAAAGAGCGATGGTACGATAACTGTATCGTCTTCTCCCCCTTTTCCTGTTGGATTCTTTTGTAAAGGAGATTTGGGGTTTTGCCTCCTTTACTTAGCCTTCTGGGTTTTCCCTTCTCTCTGCTAATGAAAAGGGTTCTTGTCTTCTTGCTCATTGGGTCTTTACTTTCTTGTCGCCTGCGCGATATTGGAAATCCAACGTGTTAAGTGGTACAATACTGACTTGATCAGGTTCCATTTCATCCAAGTGACCCTGAAGTCGCGGTTGATTCTATTTAGGCTAAGCCTAAATTTTTCTGTCTTCCCGTTGGATCATTTTCTTCCTGCTCCTTTGGCTCGTTGGCATTCTCAACATTCAAAAGTAAGCCAAACTGTGTATAGCGCTGAAATGGAGGGCACAACGGCATGCAGAATCAACGAGTTACCAGATTCAGTTTTGTTGCACATCCTTTGCTTTCTCCCCATCAAAGTTGCAGTCAAAACCAGCGTCCTGTCCAAGAGATGGAGGTACCTCTGCACAGCCATTCCCTCGTTGGAGTTTGACCACAAAGACTTCCCACTTTCCATGGAGGAGGCTGTTAGACAGCAGTTGAATCGGTTGGATTCCCCTATAAAAGGGGCTGATCTCTTCACAGTTTTGAACCAATTCCTGTTGAGCCATGATGGGCGCCTTGACTCATTTAACCTGAGCTTGACTTTGAAGAACGATTCAGAGAGGAGACTACTTGGTAGATGGATTCACCACGTTATTGCAACAAAGAAAGTTACAGAAGTTTATCTTAAAACTTTTCTTAGTGATAATCCCAACAATTGCTACAAGCTGCTGTTAACTCCATTCAGTTGCCGCTCCATACTGCAGTTGAGGTTGAGTCGTTGCTATTTTGATTCTCAGGAAGGTAATGAGGTGGTTCTCTCCCACCTCAGAAGCCTAAGCTTGCGGGATATTCTTACGAATGAAGGGCTCCTCTCTAGAATGTTATCTGCTTGCCCTCAACTTGAAGACTTAAGCCTTGATTTGTTCTCAAGCAACACAAATGACATGCAAATTGTTATCCCAAAACTCATGAATTTGAGGATAGTATActctgaattttcaaatctcaagCTCATTGCACCGTCCCTGCAATTTCTCGAGTTTGATTGTCGTTCTAGGTTCACTGACAAGGCTTGTGTAAGTAAGCTCGAGGGGGATCTTGTTCGCTTAAAATCTCTCAAGGCCTGCACCTGCTTTTTTGAAGTACGTACTGCTTTGgccttctctcctcattcttttgccttttctcatctttttttcCTGATAAAATGAATGACTATGGgattttgaaaactaaaacATTATTCTGATATTGCCATGTTATGTAGTGACTTAGGAAATTGACAATTTTCTTGTGATTTATGACCGAGTTCTCCAGGTGGCCTGTCAATTTTAAACTCAGTGGCTCTTGCTGTTGCATAACAAGATGGTCGCCTATGCAACGTTTCTGCAATAACAGTAGGCAAACTGTAGATTGGGTGATTCGGTAATAGttgttaaaatttgaaaagtgtCGTCTTATAAAATAACTGCTGTGTTTAGTTCGTCGGGATGCAAGTTTGCTTTAGTTTTCTTAGGTTCTGGTCCATTACTGCTACACGTTTCGTTGTTTGATACAAAGAATTAGAGCTTTCCTTGATGAGATTGGGAAGTAGAGGGGCTCCTTTGGGGGTTGTGCAAATGGGATAAGCTGTTTCATCTGCCTCATGAATTTCTATGTAGAAATTAATAAGTTTGATGTGACAAAACCAAGTATTATAACATCTTTTAATATCTTTGTGAAGGCTTTCTATAAGGCAAACAAAGGCGTGGAGCATCCACAATTCAATGACTTGGAAGTGGTCGCAATACATCCATGTTCAAGGGAATTGGGACTTGAATACGTTGCTTCCCTGTTGGGAAATTGTCCAGTTTTACGTAGTCTTTATATTGAAAGTGAGTTTTTTAGAACAACTTGgctcttatctctctctctctctctctctcgtctgcTACCCTTTTGTCAAATATTTGTACTGAAGCTGGTCTGCTCTGTGAACTTTGTTGTGATAGAGTGCAGCTCCCTTTCTTATCCAAATGATGATGCTGTATATGAATCTGTTGTTCGTGTGATTCAAAACCTCCGTAGGATGAGCGTGGAGTCCTTCAACGGGACACAATCTGAAATGAAGTTGGTGAAATATGTTCTGAAGGGTACACCATCACTAGAGCTTGTTACAATAGATGTTGCTTCAATGGATGTGCTGGCACTGTCTGTCATAAATGAGCTTCTGCACTTGCAGAAAATGTATTCACAACTGGACCTGAAACTTCTTTGCACTAGGAAATGAAGACATCCACAGGATGAGACCAAGCTTGCTTTTGGTGTCAATGAATATAATGTGCATGTATCTCTCTGTAAATTTGTAGGTTTCTTCTTTCAGAAATATTTATAGGGAAAGTTCTGCTATTCAGAGTTTGTGCATTTATGTAACCTTTGGACGTTTGCTGGATTTTGACTGTTGAATGTCCTTGGCAACTTATATGGAAGgttttatttttcccttctaGTTTTGTGACTGTAGACGTGCTTTTTTCtgttaaaaatgttcaaaaatattGAATGAAACTGTAGCCTACTTATAAAGCaagttttgttttccttctaatTAACTCTAGtgtacatttgaaaattttctccttgAATATGATGATTTGAGATGCTACTGGTTTTCTGTTGTAGCAGGCGTACAGCCACTTAAGAGTATCTACAGCTTGCATATACTTTTGAGATTTTGGCCTTTTTGAGTATATTGAAACCATTGTTATAGGAAATGCgttttattcgaaaaaaaaatgtgtataaaacgtgaaaaacaagtcagtcatataaaacatgaaaaaatgcgtttaaaaaaacaccaaaaaataaaaaacatgtcgcatttctattatttttattatttttaataattttcaggatttattgaatgttttaatttttttaaaaatttgccgagcTTCTCTCGAGATATTTTCGAGATATACAATTTTGCCATATTATATCTAAGAAATTTTTCGCCGTATAATATtcatacacattttttgtgacaatgattgaAACTGACTAGATTCGATTTTTAATGTATTTAAGTTGGTCAAATCCTTGAATCCCCAATACCTAGACTAAAAATGTAAACTTGATAAAAAAAGGTTTGGAGTCTGAATGTAAGCTTGATCTAAAGGTTTGGAATCTGACCTTGGTCTCATCTAAGGTTGTAGGTTGTAGACTTTTAAAGAGTATGACTAGATCTCAAAATTGAGAGCCTAGCAGAGACCTCATTTTTCATGTCCCTTCTCTCTCCATAGATTCTCCTTGTGATGATGCAAAATGTCTCCCTTTTTCAAACTGTATGTTCTCATATCTTTTGTCTGTATTGAGAAAATAATtatttctaaatattttcacatattttaaAGTCAAGAAAATTCCAAGGACAACATCTCTGACCATGACTTGTtgggaggaaaaaaagaagcagaagGGAGCATCTACAATGACTTAAGATTgctttatttatatacaaaaacTCTTACTGTCAGTATAACCAAAACTTGAGCTTGGCATGTCAAGAATAGAGGTCTTGCAATCAAATAAAATCCAATGACAGTTTTTTCATTCCAAACCTGTCaagaaattatattttcaacCAAATCATGCAATGCAGTATGGTAGGCCTTCTAATTTTTTGACGAAATAAAAACTTCTAAAGGTCTTCCTCTCCAACTTCTCTTAAGTAGATCAGAGCTTATGCAAGGATGTAAATTGAGGTTGCCATGAAATAGTTCCAATGGAAGCCACTTCATTTTCCTGAGGTTTTCTCGCTATTCTGTGAGTTCCTTGCCTTAATGCAGTTTGTTCTTAAAAGTCtgcatttgattatttttttcgCCTTCAAGGTAGTGCAATTTCTCCACCTCCCAAAGAACAGGAATGCATAGCTCAATATATGCAAGAAGCCGACTATATTGCTTATAATATAGCTTCTCTTGTTGTTTAGATAACTTCATTATAATAAGTTTACATTTATATAGCCAATTAATTAGCTGGTTCAACTTATTTGGTAATCAAGCAGCCACCAACATGACCAAAAACAAGTTGGTAGGGCAAAATGTAAGCAAATAACATATTCAATATAATTACAAACATGATATGCTATAAAAGAAGGAAGTAGTTAAGGTCAGTTGCCTAGTCACTACAAATTTGATAGTTGGTATATTTAGTGGAAaggatataaaaaaattgtttactAAATACCACATATAGTtgcaacaacaagaagaagcttATCTAACCATGAATTTTACATGGATGTCTTATCATTTACATAAAGACACAAATCAGGTGAAGATACGAGAAACCCCAGGGATCAAAAAATTGTGAAGTGGGGCCAAATGTTCTGTCTGACTCTGGAATCAGGAGCTGTGTTACTCCCTGCATGTGCCTACCTTGTGAATTTATATATGCTCCTCGTTGCATGCAAAGCCAGATCCAcaaatctctatttttttcCATGGCATCACTAATAGATTCATCACAGTTCATTCTACACGAACGTGAACCATagatttttttaatgcttaACTGCAAAACCATTACCATCTTTTTTTGCACTTGCAATAGAAATAACATGCAACaataaagagagggagagccTGCATCCAT
Proteins encoded in this region:
- the LOC116249890 gene encoding F-box/FBD/LRR-repeat protein At1g13570-like isoform X3, coding for MEGTTACRINELPDSVLLHILCFLPIKVAVKTSVLSKRWRYLCTAIPSLEFDHKDFPLSMEEAVRQQLNRLDSPIKGADLFTVLNQFLLSHDGRLDSFNLSLTLKNDSERRLLGRWIHHVIATKKVTEVYLKTFLSDNPNNCYKLLLTPFSCRSILQLRLSRCYFDSQEGNEVVLSHLRSLSLRDILTNEGLLSRMLSACPQLEDLSLDLFSSNTNDMQIVIPKLMNLRIVYSEFSNLKLIAPSLQFLEFDCRSRFTDKACVSKLEGDLVRLKSLKACTCFFEAFYKANKGVEHPQFNDLEVVAIHPCSRELGLEYVASLLGNCPVLRSLYIEKCSSLSYPNDDAVYESVVRVIQNLRRMSVESFNGTQSEMKLVKYVLKGTPSLELVTIDVASMDVLALSVINELLHLQKMYSQLDLKLLCTRK